The genomic stretch GTAAATGACAGTCATTGTCATGCGTGCCCTTTCTGattgatttctttttataaaattataaaatgatcATATTAGTTATAGCTTTCTAGTTAAACAACTGATAAAAAAGGTAGAACTtgaaaatcaatcatatgaagaaGACATACACAATTCAGACTCTCTTGTAATAAGTACTGGTGTAGAACTtgaaaatcaatcatatgaagagGATATACACAATTCAGGCTCTCTTGTAATAAGTACTGGTGAAAACAAGTAATTGCACACGAAGCATGATTAGGAGAATCTCAGTTGTGTTAGACAATAACTAAAGAATCGTTACATCAAAGCACATCTAGAACTTATTACAAGGATATCCACTTTTTCACATTAATAAGCACCTATTAACCCAAAATGGTAATAAACAGAGACATTACAAGCATGTTGGTAGAGTAAATGCATTTTGAAGGTTATCAAAGAAGAATACCTACATAAAAAGTTTTATTGCTTAATGATTCATTCTGCAAAGGCAAAATGTACCTGGAAATGACCAGCAAGGCGTCTATACTGCCCAAAGAGGTAGCCCATTTCCCTCGGGCCAACACCCATATCTTCTGAAGGAAGATCCTACATAAACATTGTAAACAAACATGACTTACATGTCCAGTTTGTTTGACTGATGACACTTGAATTATAATTATGCTTCAACTACCTCATCAGGACCCAAATATTTATATAGTTCATCCATAAAGCTCTGACAAAATCGCATGATCTGCTAGAATGTGTCATATACTTGTAAAGATAATGTAAAATGTAAACAAGACATGAATGCATAACAGAACTCAACGTAAGAGTTACCTCAGTTTCACTTTTTCCCATTGGATCAAAATCACTTCCTCCCCCAGCACCTCCAAGCTTAAATGGAGATAAAGCATTCCTTAAGGTCTGCACAAAAAAAGAGTCAAtagttggtaatgtcagaatataCTCATCAGAAATCAACCAAGATTCTTAATTAGTGAAGCATGTTTTCCAACAGACAATATGAACATCAACTCTGCTATTATTATAATGACCTCAAGAAAACACCAATCAGGGAAAACACTTAGAAAGCAATATCTactatgcataataatattaattaagatTAGAAAAGTAAGAGCAGCACCATCCAATAACAGAATCAGGCAGCATATGTGCATGACTGCATGTAAAAAGAAAAGCTGCTAAAGAAGTCCTTACCTGTTCAAAACCTAGAAATTTTGCAATACTTAAGTTCATTGAGGGATGAAAACGAAGGCCACCCCTACACGGACCCAGCGCCTGGCTAAACTGCACTCGGAAGCCTCGGTTAACATGGGTCTCTCCCCTGTCATCAACCCAAGGCACTCGAAATATGAGTGCTCGTTCGGGTTCTAATAACCGTTCCAGGATGTGAACATACCTGACAACAGAATTCAATGCTTACAATAAATAACATTGGTTAAAAGGTGTCATTGAAAATCTAGTTATCTCATGTACATAGAAACATACTTGTGAATGTTCAAAGATGACACTTACTGAGAGTTTTTCACCAACACAGGTTCTAAAGAATGAACCACCTCTTGTACAGACTGTATAAACTCAACTTCATGAGGATCCCTTCTCAAAACTGACTCAAGAACCGAACTAGCAGATTTCGACATTAATGCTATGTTCCAAGAAACATTTGCAAGCAACAAACCCACATTTAGTACAACAAATAATGAAGATTCAGGCGGATAAGATCAAAGAAAAAACATTAGATCTTAGATAGATCCTAGACTTAATCATTAAAAGCTTATAATTTTATCTattgaataacaaaaaaaatggtCCAACCAGAAAATTACTCACAATTGAAAATATCCTTAGCATTACTTCCAGAGTTTGTGACCTAAGTTCCACACACTTATGACATAGCATTAATAATGTTGACCAACATAGATTTTAAGCACCTATGTCCAAGAACCCAACACATTATCAACTATGAAGATTCATAGAGAGATTTGGAACATTCTAGTAAACATCCTTTGTTGAAGTGTGATATCTAAGAGTTTTAAGTTCAAAGAACAACTAGAATGATATTCCAGAACTATACGTGATAGCAGAGAGATATGAAGATGTCGATGGTAAGAACAGGTGATCTGACATTTCAGGAACTTTTCcaagcatgattttttttttcttaagacgAAAACACAAAGTAAGTCCATTGCCTCAAGAATCTAGACCGTAGCACTGCCCagcaaaaaatatcaaataatgatatcaataccAATTTAGACAACAAATGGCTGAAGGGGCATTGGAGAATCAATGATGATAAGAAAAAGTGACATGTGGTAAACGACATACTAACCTTTAACATAAACAGATTTCTCAATGACCGGGAGACCCTTATCCTTAGATGCCATCTGGAGCCGAAGAGCCTCCTTATGTAGCAAGCTGTTGTTATGCTCTTCCAGTGCACTCATTTGCATATTTCTACTTCCCTCATTTCCATACGGGTTCCTCCTGTGCTTCCTTCCATACTCTCTGCAAACCGAGCAAAAAATCCTTGTCGTGCCCTCATGTACATCTACATAAGCCCACTTGTAGGTATCTGCCCACTCCTCCCTCCACTTCTTCACtaccttcttctttctctttccctgcggCACCTTCACTAGCTGCTGCTGACCCTGACTGGGAACTTGAGAGGCCAAAAGAAGCTGCTTGTGATCTTCTTGCTCCTGGGGAGCAGAAGATTCCTGTGTGGGCACGCCAACAAGGGTGGTGCTGGAGAAGGAAGGGTCATCATCCCCAGGGCCTATCTCCAAGTCGATTTCTTCCCCGATCCCTCTCACGACCATACGATGGCTCGTGGACCGGGCCTGGGATTGCCGAAGGAGGGTGATCTCGTCGATCGTAGAATTCATGTCCAAACACCTTTCTGGTTACCAGAATTCATTCCAAGAGATTTGCCTACATAACAAATCTACCTACATCCAGCAAGACCCTCTTTTTTTCTTGCAGCATATGGGTATATCGGAATAGAAACCCTAGCTATATAATCAACAAAGCCACTTTCATCCATTTGTCACACGGAATGGTTTCAAGTCCAGAACAAAACCCGACTGCATTGCTACAATAAACATCCTAGAAAATATTAGTGACTTCGCCACTTGTGTTCTCCGTGGACAGAACTGCCTCCAACATCGGTGGCTATTCTTGAAAAGAAGAGCAGGGAAGAACAGATCAAGAACCGTAACCAGTATCTGATCTTAGGAAACAAAATCAAAATACAGGAAATTAAAATTCTGTCTTTGCACTAAATCTCATCCATCGAATCGAAAACCCTTGCTCgaggagaggaaaaagaaaagaaaagaataaagcaAAGAGTTTGATCTCGCCAGCGGAGTTGAGGAGACCCTAAACGATCGAGCGGTGAATCGAAAGAAAACGGAAGAAAGTCGAGGTTGCGAGAGCAGATCGTTGGCGCACTCGGCGAGATGTGCACCTCCTCTGCTGCTAGAGGTGCAGCGCCAGTAGTAGAAAACTTCACCCGCGATGCGGCTTTCCTCTGATAAGCTCCATCCGCTTTCTCTCTCTCGCTTCGCTCACTCGAAGCTCGTTTCGCATCCACAAAGAAGTGGGGGGTGGGGGTGGCTGCGTGCGCGTCCGGGTCATCACCAATTCGCATCGAGTTCCGCAGGGATCCTCGTGCTAAGGGAGGGTGACGTACGGAGAACAGTATGCGGACGTTGGCTTGAGCGTCGGCCGTTTAAATGGAGCGGATCGATCTAACGATCGCACTAATTTTGTACTGATGCAGTGGAAGCTGCGTTGACTAGTCAAACGACGCTGCTGATGTGATCCGACAGTGGAAGCTGCTGCGTCTTCCGTGGCTGTTTGGGCCGCTGTCGCTATGGGCCGACCCGACCGTCGACGTGAATTCGATTAAGATTTtagccccccccaaaaaaaaaagggtatCATCTTCTTATATTGCTCTATCGACTTTATCGAGTTCGAATCATTAACGAAGATATATCATCAGACCCTTCTAAGTCAAATTTAAGTGAGACTAATCTAGTGTTATAATTGTAAGTACCCAATTTGAAGTCCTACTTACTTGTCATTCAAATAACCCAACTCCTTGGAAGCCTAATGCAAAAGGGTGCGTCTTCCACATAGCTGCTGTCCCTTGGAAAACTGTACAAAGACCTGTTCTTCTCTGAAAGTTACTGGGTCGCATGAGAGCATGAAGATGCTGAGGCTTACAAAGCAGAATCCAGCCAGAGAAGAAAGAGATGCAGGAGTCTTGTGATCGAGAAACAACAAAGCAGATGATATAATCACAAGCTTCTTATGTCGTTTCCTTTTACAGTAGATGCCACATACCGTACAATAGATTGTCTTTTCTAAATCACATCCATGCTCAAAAATTTGATATGCAATGGCACTGGGAGCAAGCAGTCTACTACTAACATGGTAACATTATATTTACCTCAGGATGACCTGTTGTGTTGACTGGGACTAGTAGTACTCGTGTTTGTTCCTTGCCTTAGTTGTTGTTCAGTAGTGGCCAACTGGGGAAAACATACACAGaagctctctctctttctcaacaATCTTCATTCACCATAGCGACAGAAGCTACTATCAGCAAAAGCAAAAGGAGCACAACCATGGACATCATGCTCAAGTTGACAACGCCTATTTAATGCACTCCTCCTCTTCACCGGCAGTGTTACTATGTGCAGCTATGATTCCTGGGCACCTGTGAAATTTGACAACCAGGTTTGGGTTGATAGATCTAATATAAAGTTCTCACCGACGGTGTGAATCTATCTATCTGTATGCTATCCAAAAGCCCCGTCATTTGTGGTGTTATCATATAGATATTTGAACGAGTGGCAACAGGAAAAAGGATACCGACAAATGAGAATTAGATTAATGGAGTAACTAAGTAAACTTGGGTTACATTTGATCACCCACTTATACAACTGCAGTAGGCAAATGGTGAGTGAGCTTACACATCGAGTTTAGCTTGCCAGGGTTATATCTTTGTTGTATTACAGTGTACCTATGGACATCCAGCGATTCAGCTACTGATCGATGGATGCGAGAGATGCAGAGGATCACATCGCGGTCATCTCACGAGTTGAAAGCGGCGATTAGTTTCTCCTTAGTGAGCTGCTCTGCGACCGGCGATTTCACCACAAACGTGTGCAGGACACTGTCGTTGTTTGAAGTCACACAGGAGTCCGCCACATTGATCTGTGAGTTCTTGAAAGCTTGGATGACCTCGGACACGGGGTGACTTTCCAGTGGGCAGGTCACGCGAACGATTACCTCGCCCTGAGCAACCTGGACGTCGATCTCAGGGCACTGCGACCGCCGCTTGTAGTCCATTAAGCACGGGTTGCCCCACATCTCCCTCTCGGCCTCCATCTCCTTGAGCTTCTTCTGGAGCTCCGTGATGTAGGATATGGCGTCGCCGAGCAGGGAGGCCTTGTCCATCTTCGATATGTTGGGCACCACGGCTCTCAGGGCGTAGAACCTCTGGTTGAGCTTCTCCCTCCTCTGGCGCTCGGCGTCCACGTGGTTGAGCGGCTCCTCCCTGCCATTGGCCGGTTTCCGGCCCCTCTTTCTCGGCCTCCGCTCTTCCGTCGTGCCTGGTGTATCTTCCTTGCACGGGGCCTCGACGTCGGAGAGCTCCGAGTCGAACGCGCCCAAACGACTTACCACGACGCCAAGGTCCGCCCCACCTGCTCTGAAATCGATTTGCCCGGACTGAGACAGCGGTTGCTGGCGCTGCTGCTGTTGCGGCTGCAGTTTCTGAGGCTGGAACGGGTTCGTTCTTGGACGGTCGTCCCTGACAACCCCGTTGACATGTCGAACATACGCTACGCTATTACCAAATTTCTGTTGATGAGAATTCACGTTGTGATTCTGATTCCATTCGAGCAACGCTGCAGCATCACCGAGCGGGTTCGCCTTGAGGTGGTCTCCGTGCCTCGCGATCATTTCCGATGGCGGCTTCTTCGCCTTCACGGCCGAAGTTGCCCTCCCGTCGAGCTGAGCACGTCCAAGGTTCAAATCACTTCCAAAGATCTTGGCATATTCGGCCGGGATGTGGCTGCTGGACCCAAAGCGCGAAGCCGAAACGTGAGAATTGTTCTCGTCCATCTTCTCGCCTACCGCTGCGGCCTTATTGCGGCCCTGACAGAACACGGACCTAATCTTGTGCAGCGTCTCGAAGCTCTCCAGCACGGGATCCACTGACCCCAATTCGAGCACTCCCGCGTCGAACGGCACGAAGACGATGGTCCGAAACCCCGCTGACCTTGCAAGAAACGCCCGCACGCAGTAATTGGCACATGCCGGCGATGCCAGCGCCGCCTCCGAGATCCATATGTGCTTCCCCGACGCGAGTGCCCTCCCAGGGGCGTCCTCCCCTTTGGGGAACGAGAAGTACATGGACGCCAGGAAGTACATCTCTGAGTCGGTGATGCGGTCCAGCTGGAGCGCGTAGTTCTCATCGTCGGAACCACCGGAGAGAGCGTGAAGCCTCTCGAGCACCCGCTTGCGCATCTCCTGGCGGGTAGCCTCCAGCGGGTGGCTTCGGGAGCCACCGTCCACCTCCTCCGCGTCCTCGAGCTCGCGACAGTGGCCATCACCCCAGCTGAGGACGAGATCGCCAGACTCGGACCGCGATATCTGCCAGAATATCGCATAGgcccaggaggaggaggaggcggcggagcgGCGGCCCTCGACGAGGTCCTGAAGCTTGTTCTGGAGGCCAGCGTCGCCGCAGCCGACAGCGGTTAGTTGGCTGTCGGAGGAGGTCTCGTGCCTGGAGCTGAGGAAGTGGAAGGCCTGGTGGCCGAGCACCGCCACCGCCATGTGCCGGTCGTCGTCCGACCAGAACGAGCCCCTCCCCATCCTGAACCCCCGTAAGCGTCCGCTTCGACGGCCTCAGAGATCTCGAAAGTCCACTTGCACCATTCCTTCCCAAGATCCCGTCTATACCAGACGAAGAAAGCGATGGCGACCGCTGTGGGGATTCCAGAAGATGAGAAGTGCAGGTCCCCGAAGTGTCGAGCTTTCAAGTCACGCGGAAACAGTACCCTGTGGTTATGGTAAAACGTGCAGCGAGCCAAGCGGAGCCAAGCCGAACGCACCGGCACGTCGGCTCAAGTTAGACAGACAGATATAGCGAAAGAAACGTGGTCTTTAGATTGGAGGGAAAGGCTCGTGCTAGTGTTAGGTGCGTCGTCGCAAAGATAGGGCACGTGGTATAGGATTCCTACACCACTATAGGTCTAATTGAAATCACCGAGAGGTCACATCCGACCCATACGTGAAATATCTCTCGTGGGTCCAACCACCTATTGTCAATCGTCAAATGATCTAATTGGAATTAAATCATATATATGGTTGATTAGCAAAGACCCGGACGCGTGTTCGTCGATCGTTGTGACGATCGGATTCGTAAACGAGATTCTTGGATGATCGCGGTTAAGAATTAGTAGAGATGGGGAATATGTCGTCAGGTAGAGTGCATTGGTAGGGATTGGGAATGCTTCGGAAGGAAACTAGAAGGCAGCGAGAGAGACCAACTATGTAGTGTGTGAAAGGTCAGGTCCAATTTTGGGTGGGGTCATGTTTGGAACCACCGGCGAGATTTTGATAGGTTGATGGTGGGTGACTATTCGTCGCTTAATGGTACGATGACAGCGTCGATCAGTAGCAGCCAAGAAGAAGAGATCACGATGAATCAGCGGGAACGAGACAGCTCAAGTAGTCCACCGTCAATCCTACACGTGGCCGCAGCAAGGACTTGGGAATCTTCCCTCCATCTTGACTCCGGAACAGAGTAAGTGTTATTTTGATCGGAACCATGCTTCGGAGCTGGACCGTCCAATGGCTGCGCCTCGACAGGCATCGACGTGACGACAGCGTGAGAACGGTGAACAGCATTGAATGGCCATGTCGCCTGCGACTCCGCCATTCCGTATTGCTCTGTTTCATTTGGTGGAAATACCGGTGCAGATTCCCGCTGGATTTGCGGTACAGATCCGATCAGGAGGGAGACAAATTAGAGGTAACATTTTTTCCTATTCTATGTGGAAGAATCGGGTACCTGTTAAAATTATCTACGATGGTCGACAGAAACTCGAGATCTCGACGATGGTGAAGTCACGAAACATTGGCGAAGAATTAATTGTGGGTCAACTGAAGAGCTGGTCCTTATCCCGGTGACATTTTAGGTAGCGGTGGTGGATGACTTGAAAAGGGGTTGTACAGGCAAACAGCCCATTAGTGGAAGCACGTCGTGTCATCCGCAGGGCCACTGTCCTTTGCACACGCCAGTTTGGAACAGCGGCGGTCTCGGAATCTGTGTACGTCATCATCTATCTCTAGGCAGGACTGAAACCATCGCCAATGCAGCTACGGTGCCGTGATCGGTCCACCCAGAACTCCCTCCTCCACGGCGTGCATGCTTTTGGCGTGATTATCGAGTCATTACGGAGAGCCAAACGtgaagagagcgagagagagagagagagatttctctAACGTTGGTAGAGAGGATGATGATTCATGTTGCCTTTCTGCGTGCGAGTGTTGTTCCAGAGGACAACACTCGGTTGCTATCGAATCTTGAGTTTCTATTTTCCTTTACTTCTTTTTGGCTTTGGTCTAGCTTTGAACGCCATGTCGCTGGGTGTTTCATTGTTGAAGGGAAAGAATCAGAATCGGGAGAGTGATttccttcaaaaataaaaaataaataaacaattcACATTTTAAGTATGTTTTAatcgatatttttttatttttttaatagtatAAAACTTACTATTTAAGATCTTTTTTTATTagtcataattattttttattattcatatttttttaaaaaaaaaataatatttctaacccctctaattttatttttactctcctcttcttttttcatTCTTATCGCCCCGCACATCTCTTGTCGACTCTCCTCATTGCTCGTTGTTAATGATTACTCCCCGCTATCACTATTCACCAGCCCATCTGTGTCATCGATCTTTCGCTATTATCTATCGTTGTCTCTACTAGTTGTAGAAGAGGAGGAAGTTAGTGTCGTCGATCATTAACTCCAACCTATTTGTTTGTCACCAATCTTCTATTAATGTTATTGTCGACTTTGCTAGTCCGAGCCTGCCCCTTGCAATCAATCTTCTACGGACATCGTCATCACTAGCTCTACATACTACAAAAGAGGAGTAAGTCGTTATCGTTGACACTAGTTCTCGATCAACTGGTTCTAGTCTGCCCATTATCATTGATCATCCActcagaagaggaagaaagaaaagaaaaaattagaTGAAGAAGAGAAAGATATTTTGGTATATTTATAAAGAGATATTTTaggtatattaaaaaaattaaaatgagattATAGATAGTAAAGTAAATAGTAATCTCTAATAGTATCTCTAATTTAAAATAGACATAAATTATCCTTAAAATAATTTTTCGTCTATTATAGTGTTTTGGCCTGATATAGTATTTTggccatcataataaaaatacaatAAGTCCTACTCGAAAATACTATAAATTATCTAAATTAATTTCTAGTCTTAATCAAACTAATTATAAGCCTAAAACTataatattttaatgatatataaATAATGATAACCAAAGAAGTGTAgaaaaatctaggggcaacatcacatgcgtagtagaagaacaaaaaataaaatttttaaatttttcaaaaaagtATTCATCATCATGCAAAGATCGGTGCTCAAAATCTATAAAACTGAAAATTAcgtatataaaaatttatattttacctagagagatcatatatccttgaatctctacagatccataggagaggatgaagaaggtcaagcatcttcctctctaacagtgatccacacagtaaggcTGTGACGATACTTGTCCAATCACTACCAAAAACTCTATGCCTGCTAtctaagaaggagaagaggagagaagaaTTAGAGGTGGGAACcaagaacctctagcctatggctgTTTGGTTCCCCCCTATTTATAGAataccctatcaacttaaccttaataaatcatatcctattgggtattggatcgtcatccaactatccaagcctcttagattagtggatctttatctaataatctctcattggctcttattggatctcattcataggatccaataattcaagggcttattggatatccaataacataggagctctagcggatatctcatatccgaacctctactcgtcacaacgcctaccatatgtgtgtaaccctctgagCATAATATTGAGCTGGTTGTGAggcatacatgttagaactccttctagctgagtgaattattatcccgataataattcactcgactcatcgattacaaaCGTACTATGCTACTATGCTGTagcccctagacgatataggggaatccaatctattagacctgtTTATCattaattaccatgtacctatagtccctcatctatctaatgctTCAGAGATCGTTTACCGAGCATGATACtattaggcccatatagtttctactcgagtctcactctaatcggattctcccggaaaactattttctctcaatccgaatgaccctgactatagatttgtctgagcaagaatatatgagatattcctttcatgacactgagagtggatgatcctctattgacactcaatagccctcgtaaggttggctaccactattGATGATCGACTatgttagatctagaacttctaggcctataagtctggtatcaaagagtggagtactcatacaggacatcattggtgtcttacgtctaaggaccaagtacactaCTGAGACAACGAAATCGctatttgataatgaggtatcattaaccatccagcattccatgagcggatcaatcagtgaacttattctcaaataagcacctatactgtaGCCCTAATATCTCAACAtgaacagctatgagaccaactgtctccatcatatgaatgtgtatatagcacaccaatctatccggttatctcgatgtcactTTCGAATAACCTATTACCAAGATTATTTAAgttctgtgtttaaaggtaaattagtttcattatcgtgatctcatcacgatccgatttctattTCACAAATCtataaacatcacaatatatatatatatatatatatgcaataagcaatataaagtgataaaatattaaaatataataagcaaaaagaatgcatatcatgtcatatgtACCATTATTCATGtaattgacttgtagggcacttatAACCAACAAGAGGTACAATATGACATCACTTATAGTGTTTTCCAATATCATTTATAATGTTCTCAGTaccttaataaaatattataaataatattcaaaaacactataaataagcCAAATGAAAACTATAGTAATTAAAACCTAATAAACATAATTTGACAATAAAATTTTGATGGgggtattttagatatttttaaattagagaAACTATCTAGAAAAAGGTAAAAGAGggaaaacctttttttttaaaaaaaaaaaaaatatatatatatatatatatatgtatatatatgtatatgcatatacatatatatacatatgtatatgtatatatatgtatatgcatatacatatatatacatatgtatatgtatataaatgtatatatatttatatatatgtatatgtatatacatatatatacatatgtatatgtatatatatgtatatgtatatacatatatatacatatgtatatgtatatacatatatatacatatgtatatgtatatatatatgtatatatatgtatatatatatatatatgtttatgtatatatatgtatatatatacatatacatatacacacacacacacacacatatatatatatatatatatgtatatatatatatatatgtatatatatatacatgtatacatatatatatatatatacatgtatatatatatatataaatatatatatacatgtatatatatatatgtatatatatacatgtatatatatacatatatatatatatatacatatatatatatacatacatacatatatatatacatacatatatatatacatacatatatatatacatacatatatatatacatacatatatatatacatacatatatatatatatacacacacatatatatatatatatatgtatatatatatatatatatgtatatatatatacatatatacatatatatatatatatacatgtatatatatatataaatatatatatacatgtatatatatatttatatatatatatacatgtatatatatatatatgtatacatgtatatatatatacatatatatatatatataaatatatatatacatgtatatatatatatgtatatatatacatgtatatatatacatatatatatatatatacatatatatatatacatacatacatatatatatacatacatatatatatacatacatatatatatacatacatatatatatacatacatatatatatatatacatatacatatatatatatatatacatatatatatatatatatacatatacatatatatatatatatatatatatatatatatatatatacatatacatatatatatatacatatacatgtatatatatatatatatacatatatatatatgtatatatatatatatatatacatatacatatacatatatatatatatatacatatatatatatacatatatatacatatacatatatatatacatatacatatatatatatatatacatatatatatatacatatatatatatatacatatatgtatatatatacatatatatatatatatacatatatatatatacatatatatatatatatatacatatatatatatatatgtatataca from Musa acuminata AAA Group cultivar baxijiao chromosome BXJ1-3, Cavendish_Baxijiao_AAA, whole genome shotgun sequence encodes the following:
- the LOC135581537 gene encoding uncharacterized protein LOC135581537 isoform X1, translated to MNSTIDEITLLRQSQARSTSHRMVVRGIGEEIDLEIGPGDDDPSFSSTTLVGVPTQESSAPQEQEDHKQLLLASQVPSQGQQQLVKVPQGKRKKKVVKKWREEWADTYKWAYVDVHEGTTRIFCSVCREYGRKHRRNPYGNEGSRNMQMSALEEHNNSLLHKEALRLQMASKDKGLPVIEKSVYVKALMSKSASSVLESVLRRDPHEVEFIQSVQEVVHSLEPVLVKNSQYVHILERLLEPERALIFRVPWVDDRGETHVNRGFRVQFSQALGPCRGGLRFHPSMNLSIAKFLGFEQTLRNALSPFKLGGAGGGSDFDPMGKSETEQIMRFCQSFMDELYKYLGPDEDLPSEDMGVGPREMGYLFGQYRRLAGHFQGSFTGPRIFWSGSTLRTEATGYGLVFFARLVLADMNKELKGLRCVISGAGKIAMHVLEKLFSCGAIPITISDSKGYLLDEDGFDYVKLSFLRDIKVQQKSLRDYLKSNPRAKYFEGAKPWSEQCDIAFPCASQNEIDQPDAVALINSGCQILIEGSTMPCTPQAFDVLRKANILVAPAKTASAGGVAVGELELSHECNLMQWSPEDFEAKLQSLGAWWKHLRFPESCSRSDRSRMRVNQGSRVKQPSLYREYMATKMQPHVYIACKKHGSAFHP
- the LOC135581537 gene encoding uncharacterized protein LOC135581537 isoform X3, with translation MNSTIDEITLLRQSQARSTSHRMVVRGIGEEIDLEIGPGDDDPSFSSTTLVGVPTQESSAPQEQEDHKQLLLASQVPSQGQQQLVKVPQGKRKKKVVKKWREEWADTYKWAYVDVHEGTTRIFCSVCREYGRKHRRNPYGNEGSRNMQMSALEEHNNSLLHKEALRLQMASKDKGLPVIEKSVYVKALMSKSASSVLESVLRRDPHEVEFIQSVQEVVHSLEPVLVKNSQYVHILERLLEPERALIFRVPWVDDRGETHVNRGFRVQFSQALGPCRGGLRFHPSMNLSIAKFLGFEQTLRNALSPFKLGGAGGGSDFDPMGKSETEQIMRFCQSFMDELYKYLGPDEDLPSEDMGVGPREMGYLFGQYRRLAGHFQGSFTGPRIFWSGSTLRTEATGYGLVFFARLVLADMNKELKGLRCVISGAGKIAMHVLEKLFSCGAIPITISDSKGYLLDEDGFDYVKLSFLRDIKVQQKSLRDYLKSNPRAKYFEGAKPWSEQCDIAFPCASQNEIDQPDAVALINSGCQILIEGSTMPCTPQAFDVLRKANILVAPAKTASAGGVAVGELELSHECNLMQWSPEDFEAKLQEMMKQIHEKSLKAASEYGCMKDSPEALVHGGNICAFLNLAHALIDQGCV
- the LOC135581537 gene encoding uncharacterized protein LOC135581537 isoform X5 — its product is MNSTIDEITLLRQSQARSTSHRMVVRGIGEEIDLEIGPGDDDPSFSSTTLVGVPTQESSAPQEQEDHKQLLLASQVPSQGQQQLVKVPQGKRKKKVVKKWREEWADTYKWAYVDVHEGTTRIFCSVCREYGRKHRRNPYGNEGSRNMQMSALEEHNNSLLHKEALRLQMASKDKGLPVIEKSVYVKALMSKSASSVLESVLRRDPHEVEFIQSVQEVVHSLEPVLVKNSQYVHILERLLEPERALIFRVPWVDDRGETHVNRGFRVQFSQALGPCRGGLRFHPSMNLSIAKFLGFEQTLRNALSPFKLGGAGGGSDFDPMGKSETEDLPSEDMGVGPREMGYLFGQYRRLAGHFQGSFTGPRIFWSGSTLRTEATGYGLVFFARLVLADMNKELKGLRCVISGAGKIAMHVLEKLFSCGAIPITISDSKGYLLDEDGFDYVKLSFLRDIKVQQKSLRDYLKSNPRAKYFEGAKPWSEQCDIAFPCASQNEIDQPDAVALINSGCQILIEGSTMPCTPQAFDVLRKANILVAPAKTASAGGVAVGELELSHECNLMQWSPEDFEAKLQSLGAWWKHLRFPESCSRSDRSRMRVNQGSRVKQPSLYREYMATKMQPHVYIACKKHGSAFHP
- the LOC135581537 gene encoding uncharacterized protein LOC135581537 isoform X4 — translated: MNSTIDEITLLRQSQARSTSHRMVVRGIGEEIDLEIGPGDDDPSFSSTTLVGVPTQESSAPQEQEDHKQLLLASQVPSQGQQQLVKVPQGKRKKKVVKKWREEWADTYKWAYVDVHEGTTRIFCSVCREYGRKHRRNPYGNEGSRNMQMSALEEHNNSLLHKEALRLQMASKDKGLPVIEKSVYVKALMSKSASSVLESVLRRDPHEVEFIQSVQEVVHSLEPVLVKNSQYVHILERLLEPERALIFRVPWVDDRGETHVNRGFRVQFSQALGPCRGGLRFHPSMNLSIAKFLGFEQTLRNALSPFKLGGAGGGSDFDPMGKSETEIMRFCQSFMDELYKYLGPDEDLPSEDMGVGPREMGYLFGQYRRLAGHFQGSFTGPRIFWSGSTLRTEATGYGLVFFARLVLADMNKELKGLRCVISGAGKIAMHVLEKLFSCGAIPITISDSKGYLLDEDGFDYVKLSFLRDIKVQQKSLRDYLKSNPRAKYFEGAKPWSEQCDIAFPCASQNEIDQPDAVALINSGCQILIEGSTMPCTPQAFDVLRKANILVAPAKTASAGGVAVGELELSHECNLMQWSPEDFEAKLQEMMKQIHEKSLKAASEYGCMKDSPEALVHGGNICAFLNLAHALIDQGCV